One window from the genome of Oryza glaberrima chromosome 3, OglaRS2, whole genome shotgun sequence encodes:
- the LOC127768416 gene encoding uncharacterized protein LOC127768416, translating into MVGSSSSSKQDRALQAKNLAERCFLAGDVAGAKRWCQNALKLDPDLPGVAQAAAAYNVHSAAALKAIGVAGCGPDWYAMLGLPQPRSDLVTHHDAVKKQYQKLCLLVHPDKNTSAAADGAFKLVQTAWDVLSTRHPPPGATAAAASACTRPMRAEDLFRTKPTAAAPATPPAAKRPPEPPPKTTQRQQPPGPPPKPQPSAPKRPQVVQMRRPAPAKQQRPTILPPPPVVKRPSPTRGKCQYCGAAISKSFRCMSCHRSPMDNKPGYSDNDEYDDYYAKKNMEYDDYYYHDDR; encoded by the coding sequence ATGGttgggtcgtcgtcgtcgtccaagcAAGATCGTGCCCTGCAGGCCAAAAACCTCGCCGAGAGGTGCTTCCTCGCTGGCGACGTAGCTGGAGCGAAGCGATGGTGTCAGAACGCGCTGAAGCTGGACCCGGACCTCCCCGGCGTCGCGCAGGCCGCGGCCGCCTACAACGTGcactccgccgcggcgctcaaGGCCATCGGGGTCGCCGGCTGCGGGCCCGACTGGTACGCCATGCTCGGCCTGCCCCAGCCGCGCTCCGACCTGGTCACCCACCACGACGCCGTCAAGAAGCAGTACCAGAAGCTGTGCCTCCTGGTGCACCCCGACAAgaacacctccgccgccgccgacggcgcgtTCAAGCTCGTCCAGACAGCCTGGGACGTGCTGTCGACCAGGCATCCCCCGCCgggggccaccgccgccgccgcctcggcgtgtACGCGTCCGATGCGGGCAGAAGACCTGTTTCGTACCAAGCCtacagccgccgcgccggcgacgccaccgGCGGCCAAGAGGCCTCCTGAACCGCCACCGAAGACGACGCAGAGGCAACAACCACCAGGTCCTCCGCCAAAGCCGCAACCGAGCGCACCGAAGCGACCTCAGGTCGTCCAGATGCGTCGGCCTGCTCCGGCAAAACAACAGCGGCCGACGattctgccgccgccaccggtagTGAAGCGACCATCACCGACCAGGGGAAAATGCCAGTATTGCGGCGCGGCAATCTCCAAATCTTTCCGCTGCATGAGCTGCCACCGGAGCCCAATGGACAACAAGCCGGGCTATTCCGACAATGACGAATACGACGACTATTAcgccaaaaaaaatatggaatacGATGACTACTACTACCACGACGACAGATGA